The Leptodactylus fuscus isolate aLepFus1 chromosome 1, aLepFus1.hap2, whole genome shotgun sequence nucleotide sequence ATACTTCCTAAAAACTTTTTGGACAGGTTctctttagactgaggccccacgttgcggaaacgcagctttttttttttgttgcagattttgatgtggtttttgtagtcaaagccaggagtggattgctcAAGAGGAAGACGTATAagaagtttcctatatattttccattacttttatagccattcttgtctttggctctaaaaatcaaaacaaaacaaaacaaaaaagctatgtttccacaatgtggagcctcagcctaagggtcagttcacacgtgaactgcccgcgcgggttttgacactgagagagacgcggcgcgtctctctcttgtcaaaacccgcctgctgcgaccattgcggctttcccctccgctgtcggctcaaatgaatgagccaacataggaagGAGCTGCCGTGGggggaagccgcgcggcttccgccttaAGATAGggtaggtcgcttcttttctccgctagcggcagcccggcgctagaggaaaaaaaaaccccggtggtctacatagaccaccattgtaaaggggcggattttgaagcgaaatccgctgtcaaaatccgcccctttgcccacgtgtgaactagccctaaaggggttGCACAGAATTAAAACCACatggatgatttttttgcaaacaTGGCGCctgacctgtccacaggttgcatGCAGTATTCCACCTCAgcaccatttatttttttatagaacTGAGccacaataccaaacacaacctatgaacaggtgtggtgctgtttttggacgaAAGCAGCCATctaaaatataatattaaaatattaatcaTCTCCAAATGAAATTTTATGGCGTTAAAGAAAGGCACCAATAAAAGTCTATAACatgaaaaaaacacattttattgcACTTAAGTTATAAGAAAATAAAATTTCTAAGTGAATCAAACCAtagacacaatccctttaaacattgttTTTCCTCCATCACATCATGTTGTTACAGAACTGTAAAATGAACAAATTGGAATCTGATTATTTTAAAACCagactataaataataataaaaaaagaaaaaaaaaaaaaaaaaggatgaggAGGAACGAAAAAAagtctaagaattttttttttttttcaaaaggtcGCATAGGATACAGTGTTAAACCACTTTTCACAGTTCAGCTTGAGTTGTGACTCTTGGAACATGAGGCAAATTATTTGACAATTGTAAATGGTATTATATTTGCACGTGAAGctcgccctgcaaaaaaaaaaaaatctcttttgcCTTCTGCTTCATTTGTCAACTTGCCCTGTTTACCTGTAACAGCTGTTTTCCCCCAAAATACTGTCATTTATTGAGTCCTatcagttgttgttttttttttgtcagttgtgttatgtaattttttttattttatttttttttttttttaacattcaccACAGCctcacaacaaaaaaaagttcccAAAAGAACAGGCTACAACACCTCTGTTCTAAGGAATGTGTTTACATTTTGcccaaaaacaagaaaataagctTTGCACACTCAaatcttttttcatttttctttgcaAGCAAACTTCACTCTAAATTGTCTGAAACTGTCCCACATTCGGCCTCTTAGAGGCACAGTGGGTTCAATTTTCAGTGgcaaaaagtcttttttttttttctgtatccaAACTAGAAGAaatttggaattcagtctgggaCTAAAACGTCACagcagtaaaataataataaaaaaaaattttgctttttttctctcctttcaTTTAGCAGCATAAATATGTTTGGCCACTGGGAATACAGTACAGCTGTGGGACAACAATCCCATTTATAAAAGACCTACTTGCTAGCACCAGCATCGAGATTTAGATCCATCTGAGAACGTAAAGACAAGCTTGTCACCCCAGAGCAACATATACAATGAAACATGTAGATGGAAGCAACAAGAAGCAGAGAAACAGAGGCTAATACTGTGATTGATTGACATTGGCAATagttcgcaaaaaaaaaaaagtgaaaactgtacaaaagaaaaaacaattcacagttatattttttttcagcatttcaaAAACCAGAAAATGACTTTGTTGCAACTGCTCTCTTGAAGTCAACCAGTAATTGTGAAGCGTATAGTTAGGGTCTAGCGTTTAGGATAAGCCCAGTTACTGGGATGCCCTGTAACCAATTGGAGACGGCTAGAAATAATTGCACCTGGTTTCATTTTGAGAGTCCTCCTTTTTGCAAAAGAAAAAGGTAGCCCACATCAAAATGGGAAGTCCTATTGTGACAAGATGTCTTCTCATCCACCATGCGTAGGTCTTCGCTATATGTTGTCCCAAGCTTAGATCCTGTTTTGCCAAGGCCAATGGATATTTTTGGAGGGAAAGACTGGGTAGGaagtgggaggcagaaaaaagggGGAATTTATGCAGTCTAGAAATTTGGACAAATTAATTTCCCCAACTTTCACTTCATGTCCACATCAAAGTCCAGCACCAGCAGCTTTGTCTCCTCAGTCCCATTTCTGCTTCCAACTGCACACACAAGCTTCGTGTTGGAGGCTCGAATTCGCCACACAACACCCCCACTTCCTCCGCTTTCTAACGTGACCAGGTTCCGAATAAATTCACCTGTTTTCAAGTCCCATAGTTTTACAGTCCCATCATCTGAGCTGGTTATTACAAAATTCTTATTGAACTGTAAACAAGTCACAGCACTTTGATGTTTGTTGGGACCTACGGGAAAAAGCAAAGACATTCACAAGATCAATGTTTAGAATATACTAAATTTTTATAAACCACAATAAAAATTCTGCTACTGACAATCAAAGGGCATATTCAGAAAATGCCTATCAGACGTCGACATCGGTGATGGGTCCATAACATTTACTCCATCAATCTATTGTTTAGAACACTTCCAGTGATGGAAACCATTAAGAAGATTATCTATGCTAAACAATTGTCAGCAAAACAATGGCACCCAGGCCATATGACACAATAGGTActagttttagacactttttgggCTTCGAACAAAAGAGGCATGGCTTAAAGGTCATACCAAAAATGGGGCATGGCTTCATggaaaaggggtgtggcttagaaGAAAACCCAACAAGGGGGCATGACCTAGTTGAAGAGAGGAGTGGATAAAAGGAAAACCAATAAGAGGGCATGGTGAAGAAGGAAAAGGACCTGGCTTAAATGGACCTGGGAATGGCTAAAACAAACAATAGGTTATATAAGGTTAGACTAAAGTGTCAAAAATGTGTAGCAAATGTAAAATGATCATAAACCATGCTacggtgataaatctggcagacTACCTGGTTTATGATGATGGTGTGTAAAATATTAGACAAGTTAGTAGTCTACATAAGCAAAGGGAATGCAGATCTCACCCCGTTAATACAGGATTTGTGTACTAAAATGTATAAGAAGGATTTAAGCACTGCAAGGCAATGTACTACATGTACAACAAATGCTCCATTacagtaacaataaatttagctagcaaaccattaaaaaaatcccaagaaTGACATATCAAAAATCAATCCTTGCCGTTACTTAGGGCTTAGCAGCACCTTACAAGACCCAATGACTTAATTAGACTGGGAGGCAGCAGAAGCTGTCTAGTCCGATCTATCAAGTGAGTGCAGGAAAGTGCAGCGGACAATGGAGCCTTTTACATTCCCCTGCAAACATTTTCCTTCTAAAAGGCACTTTTCAATGATAATTTTTTTCAAAGCATCTGGTATTAAATCTAAATTCTAAACTATGTTAATGCACGTTTCACAGCTGACACGTATCGCTGTGTTTTCTAGAGCGTGAACAGAACTGACATCTCCAAACACAAATTGTTATTTTATAGATTTAATATATTAACCTGTTTCAGCTTTGTGAACTGAAGGTGGCACCTTTAATAGCTAAATGGAAGCAAAAAACTGTTACGTATAATGGAGGATAATGGCGCTAACAAAGAAAGAAAAGGCCACCCAGATAAATCACCTAAATGGTGTGTTATATGCCGCTTCTATCACCTGGCCGCTTCATATGAAGAGGGGTGTAGAGAGTATTTTAAGGGTTAACCaggatatttttttcttatttatttaccTTGCAATGTCTGTAAACACTGTCCGGTCTTAATGTCCCATATTTTAACAGTAGAATCTGCGTTTCCAGATACAAGAATGTTGTCCTTTAGCTCCATTCCACTGGTTAATGACTGGTGCCCAGTAAGAGTGTGGATACAATTCCCAGTCTCCACATCCCAGACTCTGATTGAGGTATCCAAAGATCCACTGACAACATGGATGCCATCAAACTGTCATGAGAAAACAAACTTTGTTATGCAGAATTCCATAAACATAAAATACATGCAACGCACAGTGTTAAAGTGGTATTCCACCATACAAAACTTGACACATGTTGTACAGTAATAGTATCTTTTCAGTAGTTTCTCACATATTATCTAAACcccaatcctatcctactactattataaatgtgaacgtttgtgtgtttggatgtttgttacacaatcacgcaaaaacggctgaacagacttgaatgaaatttggcacatagattgtaacctcgattaacacataggctactttttatccaggtaaatgacatagcttcacgactgttataaatttatgttcacatactatattacactgctcctgcagcagcctgaTCTCAGGTTCTgaaaaagccaggtctgttatctctctgtataaacactcagctaaccctcagtggattgtgtacatgtatttgcatattatctgatcagttccaggcaacatgctgacacactggatgggaaaacaccattaattcaaattggcagtttgctacttctAAACATGCCGGGATAAAGAAAATCGAATTTGTTGTAAAATTCTGAAATGACGacaactatgaaggtagccagaagtcacagagttctcctcaagcagagctgaggaggacCATCGGTGCCAAcaccacactcattatatggcatcccagcgagttgccagaacaatcacgggcacattgcgaggaatgagttcagcagcagcccgggcttgacagctgccgaaacagaTGGATAATCGTGCcatcaacacgctcattatatgccggaacaatcacaggcacagcgtgaggaacaagttcagcagcaggacagcttgagagctggcgaatcgccggagcaggcaaaccatcgacggcagcaatttgctgaatataggcagatcatcgatgccaacaacaagcAGAAGAAGTCATGGGAAGAGGCTAGTGACCCATAAAAACTAGATGCCAAGGGTTACGACCTGTAGCTCAATTTCAGTTTTCTGGTCACGCATGCTCAGTTCCAGCACTGGGAAACTAATTGGGAACTAATGTGAATGGCTCAGCAATGAGGGAGCACAACAGCAAATATGCAAAGGAGTGGATGCAATTGCCTTTGAAAGCCAGGATACCACTTTAACCGGGCAGATCTGTAAGTATACCAGAAGATGTAACCATTAGTTATCATTGTAACCATTAATTTCAAAATGAAGCGGCACTGACAGCCTCCAAAACTTTAACCATTTTGAACCATCTCCGACACAAAGATCCTGTTTTAAAGCCTTCCAAGCTGGTCAGATAGAACCAATAAACTACTATCCTTACAGGGTGCTAAGCCTACACCTGATGTAGCAGAACGTGTTTATGACACAGACAGAATAGCTTTCATGTAATTATACCCAGTATATCCCTGGTTATAAACACCAATATAAATAGCATGACTTATGACGCAAGAAAGGGATGTGCCCCTGGTTCTACCGAATGTAAAATTAAATTAGGTCACGAGTATGCATTGTACAGTAATGTGATGGAAATAAGGCAGATTATCAGTGACCTACAATAGTACAGCCAATCACTTCAAGAAATCAGATGCTCCCTATGACCAGAGGGCATCTCTGCAGACAGAATAAAGAGAGCAAAGAGTCTGACGGTAAGGGCACACTGTAATGAGCTATGAGCAAAGTAAATAGAAATCGTAATGGCATGTGACCTACATACATTTATAATAAAACACATGCAGCTCCAAAATATCTTTTTGCAGACACACACAATTGCTGAAACATTCAGGATGGTTAATTCTTATAAGATACAGAACCAGAAAGACAATAGGAACTCTACCACAAAGAGATGTCCTCACCTGTAACGAATAGACTCTGTTTGTATGGCCTTGCAGTGTGTGTAAACAGGTTTCGGTCTCTGGATCCCAGACTTTCACCATGAAATCATAAGCCCCGCTAACCACTCTCCGTCCATCATACTGAACACAGCGAACAGCCGCTACATGCCCCATAAGTACATGTAAGCACTGTCCTGTCTCTATATCCCAGACTCGGAGGGTGGCATCTCGTGACCCACTTACTAccctgtggatgggattagaaaaagaaaaatcataaATCGTGTCAATAAGTATACAAAGTGCTCTTAATGTTCAACTGGGCACTTACTAGAAGCCATTAAGAGGGCTTATCCAGCCAGTAACAAATGACAGACATAAAAAGGACATTATTGGTCCTACTTCCTAGACTTTTTTGACACATAGGAAATTACCTCTTACCCAATGACTGCCTTCAATAGGGACCTGTCTGGCCAATGACTGTCTGCCTTAAAAGCAGTCATTTCCCATGTGTCAAAGACAACCAAGAAGGGGAGACCAGTGGAGAAATATAAGATATATAGTATTGGGGGGGGGTTGATGGTCATTTCAcagttaaaaataacaaaaaacaaaacaagacatACAAATACACCAATAGTTTTTTCTGGGGTTTTAAAGAGGCTGTGTGATAGGTGGCAGCAGGATCAGAAAATAAAAAGGGACACGAGTTTGATGGCTATAATAAGCATAAAAGCAGGTTTACATAGGCGCATTCTACATAAATACTAAGACGATTTGCTTCTTTAGCAAAATTATAGATGTTGTTTCTGTATTTTTACAACCATTTAAAAAGTGTTTAGGAAAGTAGTTTACAGAACAAattaagggcgagttcacacggagttccgcGTGTACACTTTCCATCTCGGCTGCCGGGGCAGTACACTGGCTTCCCGTCGCAGCATTCCatgatggattaggcccaaataaatgggccggagcttcacagctgattcagccgcggaatccactgCAAGATAGGGCAACTAACTTGTTTTTTCCGAtactagcgggaaaaaagaagcgagcggctcccattgaagtcaatgggaagcagcggattttgaggcggattctgcgtcaaaatccgctgccaactagccgcgtgtgaactagccctaatggtaGTTTATGTGGCCTTCTGGAAaagcaaagtggagaccggagaCTAAATAGTGCAGCACTTCctagcaatgacagaggtcagatGGCTAAAGGTTGAACAGTGGTAGCATATGCCAGCAACACACAACAACATATTGCCTGTGATGAGCCAATCCACATCTAGCACAATTCAATAACTCAAAATACTAATAAAACATGTACAAGTTTCATTTTTAATGGCAGGAATCTTGCCTTGCAGCCATTGCCCTCAGGGCACTAATATATCATGCAGCGTTTCACAGTGCAAGGTTACTACATGACTTTAGTAAAGGTTAatgggggccactagggagttAAATGCGATAATAAATGTATTTATGATCATAGTAATACACAATGTACTGAGTTCTGACCTTTTTTCATGTAGATGCATGCAGCGCACAGTGGAGGTATGTCCATATAGAGTGTGTATACATTCCCCAGTCTCTGCATTCCATACTTTTAACGTCCTGTCTGTTGAACCGCTGATGATGATGTTATCTCTCATCTGAGATGACCAGACTCCACCCGTATGACCAACAAGAGTTCGAAGACACTGGAATGAAAACATTCTACTTTAGGAAACTCATTGGAAACATTATCTGACCTGAGAGTATAAGACAATATTAAAGTTATTTTGCCTtcaatataaaagttaaaaacaaaaacaggaaaaCTAAATATCCAACAATCTATGGTTTACACTCCTGTTACTAGTGTCCGTTGCTCTAATCTGTCATTAGTAGACAGCAGCGGACAataacagatgcagatggagTCTCTTCAGCCTGGCATTTGATCGCTTTCACTCGAATGTTAAAAACATGATGGACACTTTCTTCCATAatgtttgtaatggaagaaaacatCCTGCAGGTACAACTTTCTTCTGTCAGAAGAGCAAACGtgacagaagaaagcttttaGCAGGTTTTTAACAGAGTAAATAAAGGCTGACAATGCTCAGTCTGCATCAGTCACTCTATTGCAGTTATTGTCTACTGTTCTCATCTTATAATGGacgagagcaacggacattaataacggtagCGGGAACAAGCCTTACTAAAAACATTTTTACTTGAAATAGTTCAGTGTGACAAAACTAcataagcagtagagatgagcgagtactgttcggatcagccgatccgaacagcacgctcgcatagaaatgaatggacgtagccggcacgcggggggttaagcggccagccgccgtcaaagcggaagtaccaggtgcatccattcatttctatggagagtgctgttcggatcggctgatccgaacagtactcgctcatctctaataagcagcaATATTCACCTATCCGATCCCTGCCTGTCCCAGTTCTGACGATGACTGGGGCTACTCACGCCACTGCAGGACCCAGTAAATATTGGAGCAAGAGTGGCAGGGGATGGGAGAGATGAGTATTGCTTTTTTTAATGAATCATTTTTTAGTCCCGGAAAACTCCTAACTTCAGTGGAATTCCATATAATACATTATTTaaagaagaacaccccccctcccaaaaaaaaaaaaaaatagactacaTGATGTCCAAAAATCTCAAATGCAGTCTTAAAAGCAAATTGCTTATAAAGTCCATTCTGTCTCACAAGTGCACTTGACATATGATAGCGTAGTGAGAGCTAGTATAAAACCTTTCCATTGCACATTACAGCTATGATGTAAGCCTTACTCTCCATTAGCATTATCAGATCAGATATATTTATAAAGAGCTGGTGAGTCACAGGGATATTATCTGCATACCCCACAACAGTATGATCTTCTAGCTGTCCTGTGTTTCCTGGATTTGTAATATCACTACATGTCCCAGACTGGGTGTAGACGCCAATGATTCATAGTTCTATCATATTCAGTAAAATCTGACTTGCTAACTGCCCAAGGCATGCATTTTTGTCTTGGATGTTTTTGTCAAGTTGACTCAAGCAGTCAGTGcagaaaaatattaaaatgaaATATAGCAGTAGATACAGCGagagcacatacacattacagtCTGCAAATCTCAATGATATAGACTAGAAGGGGTGTcactctaatgtgtatgggagcctCAGTCACAAGCTGGGGGTAGAGAGCCTGCTGAATTTCAACATCTTTTTGTTCTCGGTGTAGCTAAACCACCACCAGTGTTGTCTAGCATCAGTGTCCGCATGGAGAATACAACCACATATAGGCAAACCCAGCATTACATGTGTATGAGGAAGCTGGGCAAGAGAGCTGTTCAGCAGAAAGCAATCGGAACTGTGAAAAACTTTGGGGAAAATGCTGATTTGTATCATTTGGACTCCAGGCATGGAATAGTTCCTTGGACTTGGCAAGCCCTGTATTAAGCTGTATTATAAAGGAACTAATATATGAATGAGTGTGTTTCACTGGGCACGGGTCTTACAGGGGGAAGACGGTTGAGccttatgatattgatgaccaggcTAGATCACCCATGTCAAGTAGGTGGGTATTAGACACCGTGTTCCCCAATAGATCAGCTAGATATTACAGTATTTGGAGCTAAAAGCAACTTTGTAAACATTTTAATGGCCAAGTTGGGGTACTGCAGTTTGGCTCCCATGCAAGATGTCTTTGTTACAAAGTATAGCGTATAAATATTTCACAAGGCAAGGCACAAATGACCAATGAACATCCTAGGTGTTAGTGTATCAGTAACACATGACGCTTGGATTGGTAAACAAGGGTTTCCCAATATTGGTTTAAGAGGAGTGAACATTAAACCGATCTCTTACAGTATTGAAATCTTGAGACATCACCCAAGAAAGCATCTAGATTCTCTTTCATGGGAAAAGATTAAGATGAAGAATGTGGTCTGGCAGGGAGTGGTTGCACAGCATATCTCCTGAAGGCACTTCTTACAAGGAAGCCAAGCCACCTTGAAGAACACAGAGCTACAAGCTGAAGACAGTGTAGCCATGCTATAGAGTCTGAGAAATCAAAGATAATTCACATTAATACATAAAAACCGAACTGCAGCTTGATGGAAGTGATAACAAGATGTAAAAGTACATAGCCATTGTCTTCACGTTGAGACAACTGCTATGACGAAGTGGGCAAAAATAAGCCAATAAATCTTATGTTTTAGGTCAAAATAAAACTCTTTTTACCGCCCTGAAAACCTGAAGTGCTCACCACTTACAAGACGAAGAAAATATTAAATCTCTTCTGCTCCTCCCACCCCAAAGTCTCCTCCAACGAATTACTAAGGCAAGACGCCTTACCTACTGCTGCAAGGCTGTACACAATCTGACTGTTACGTTCAAGAGCCCAAAAGTATACTTCCATAATTGTCTAGAAGCATCCATGCCAGacaaaaaacacaagagaaaacacacaaaaaaagaacAACGTGGAGACTCAATGGGTTGTATCAAAGGCTAAAAGAAAAGGCAGAGAATGATAGAATCACGAGCATAGACGTCTTACCTTTCCAGTAACTGCTGACCACACTTTTAAAGTGTTATCATCAGACCCACTAACTATTCGGTTCCCACAAAACTGGAGACAAGTGATCACATGATCATCATGACCTTTGAGCACCTAGA carries:
- the FBXW7 gene encoding F-box/WD repeat-containing protein 7 isoform X4, coding for MGFYGTLKMIFYKMKRKLDHGSEVRSFSLGKKPCKGSEYTSTTGLVPCTATPTTFGDLRAANGQGQQRRRITSVQPPSGLQEWLKMFQSWSGPEKLLALDELIDSCEPTQVKHMMQVIEPQFQRDFISLLPKELALYVLSFLEPKDLLQAAQTCRYWRILAEDNLLWREKCKEDGIDEPLHIKRRKVLKPGFTHSPWKSAYIRQHRIDTNWRRGELKSPKVLKGHDDHVITCLQFCGNRIVSGSDDNTLKVWSAVTGKCLRTLVGHTGGVWSSQMRDNIIISGSTDRTLKVWNAETGECIHTLYGHTSTVRCMHLHEKRVVSGSRDATLRVWDIETGQCLHVLMGHVAAVRCVQYDGRRVVSGAYDFMVKVWDPETETCLHTLQGHTNRVYSLQFDGIHVVSGSLDTSIRVWDVETGNCIHTLTGHQSLTSGMELKDNILVSGNADSTVKIWDIKTGQCLQTLQGPNKHQSAVTCLQFNKNFVITSSDDGTVKLWDLKTGEFIRNLVTLESGGSGGVVWRIRASNTKLVCAVGSRNGTEETKLLVLDFDVDMK
- the FBXW7 gene encoding F-box/WD repeat-containing protein 7 isoform X3 is translated as MPSAALQYCKLPGWERFSSYLPTSLMKRKLDHGSEVRSFSLGKKPCKGSEYTSTTGLVPCTATPTTFGDLRAANGQGQQRRRITSVQPPSGLQEWLKMFQSWSGPEKLLALDELIDSCEPTQVKHMMQVIEPQFQRDFISLLPKELALYVLSFLEPKDLLQAAQTCRYWRILAEDNLLWREKCKEDGIDEPLHIKRRKVLKPGFTHSPWKSAYIRQHRIDTNWRRGELKSPKVLKGHDDHVITCLQFCGNRIVSGSDDNTLKVWSAVTGKCLRTLVGHTGGVWSSQMRDNIIISGSTDRTLKVWNAETGECIHTLYGHTSTVRCMHLHEKRVVSGSRDATLRVWDIETGQCLHVLMGHVAAVRCVQYDGRRVVSGAYDFMVKVWDPETETCLHTLQGHTNRVYSLQFDGIHVVSGSLDTSIRVWDVETGNCIHTLTGHQSLTSGMELKDNILVSGNADSTVKIWDIKTGQCLQTLQGPNKHQSAVTCLQFNKNFVITSSDDGTVKLWDLKTGEFIRNLVTLESGGSGGVVWRIRASNTKLVCAVGSRNGTEETKLLVLDFDVDMK
- the FBXW7 gene encoding F-box/WD repeat-containing protein 7 isoform X2, with translation MSKSGKAALNYDLVPIDLTSTKETLPPQTVMKTFCISIIAHGLPFCRRRMKRKLDHGSEVRSFSLGKKPCKGSEYTSTTGLVPCTATPTTFGDLRAANGQGQQRRRITSVQPPSGLQEWLKMFQSWSGPEKLLALDELIDSCEPTQVKHMMQVIEPQFQRDFISLLPKELALYVLSFLEPKDLLQAAQTCRYWRILAEDNLLWREKCKEDGIDEPLHIKRRKVLKPGFTHSPWKSAYIRQHRIDTNWRRGELKSPKVLKGHDDHVITCLQFCGNRIVSGSDDNTLKVWSAVTGKCLRTLVGHTGGVWSSQMRDNIIISGSTDRTLKVWNAETGECIHTLYGHTSTVRCMHLHEKRVVSGSRDATLRVWDIETGQCLHVLMGHVAAVRCVQYDGRRVVSGAYDFMVKVWDPETETCLHTLQGHTNRVYSLQFDGIHVVSGSLDTSIRVWDVETGNCIHTLTGHQSLTSGMELKDNILVSGNADSTVKIWDIKTGQCLQTLQGPNKHQSAVTCLQFNKNFVITSSDDGTVKLWDLKTGEFIRNLVTLESGGSGGVVWRIRASNTKLVCAVGSRNGTEETKLLVLDFDVDMK